The Flexivirga aerilata sequence TCCCGGGCCACCTCGAGCACCAGCCGCAGGCCGACGTCGGTGTGCGCGTAGTCGACGACGACCTCGAAGCCACGGTCGACGGCCGCGGGCACACGCTCGAATCGCCCTGGCACCTGGGCCATTTCGCGCACCGCACTCACAAGAGTCTCGGGCGGCATGCCCATCTCGAGGGCGATGCCTGCCGCACCGGCCACGTTGTGCACGTTGTAGTCACCGAGCAGCGGGATGGTCAGCGTGAGGCGACCGTGGCCGGGAGTGTCCAGCTCGAAGACCGTGCTCGTGCCCTCGGTGCGCTCCCCGCTGATCCGGTATGCCGCGTCGTCCGCGGTCCCGAAGCCGAGGCTGCCCTCGATCTCCCCCACCAGCCGGCGGCCCCAGTCGTCGTCGACGTTGGCGAGCTTGGGCCCGGCGGTCCATTCGAAGAGCCTGCGCTTGGTGAGGTAGTAGTCCTCCATCGTGCCGTGCAGGTCGAGGTGATCGCGCGTTAGGTTGGTGAAAAGCGCTGCGGCATAACGGGTTCCGTCAACACGATGCAGGTGTATGCCGTGGGAGCTCGTCTCGAGCACCACGTGCTGCACCCCCGCGTCCCGCATCCGCGCGAGGTTGGCCTGCACCTGGGTCGCCTCGCCCGTGGTGCGGATCGCCGCCTCATGCTCGGAGCCGACGATGATCTCCGCCGTGGTCATCAGACCCGTGGCCTGTTCGCCATACGCAGCGCTCAGGATCGCGTGCAGCACATAGGAACTCGTGGTCTTGCCGTTGGTGCCGGTGATCCCGTAGACGGTCAGGTCGTGCGACGGATGCCCGGCGAGCTCGGTCGCGAGCGCCGCTAGCGCCACCCGGTCGCTCGGCACGACCGCGGTCGGCGCACCGTCGGCCGGCTCCTCGGCGACGATCAGCGCCGCCCCCTTCTCGAGCGCCTGGGGCACGAAGTCGGCGCCGCGGGAGGTGAAGCCGTTGATCGCCACGAACGCGCCGCCGGGCACGACCGCCCGGGAGTCGTGGGTGACCGCGACGATCGGTGCGGGCAGCGGCGGGACGTCGACGCCGAGCACACGGGCGACGGTTTGCTGGTCCAGGGGCACCGCAGGAGCGTACCCGCGCGCGACGCGATCCACGCGCCGGGGCACGCCGCTCGATGACCCCTACGATGACCCCTTCTATCGATATCTAACACCAACCACATACATCGTTAGAAGCGCCGATCGACGATGAGCGACCAGACTGTCGGGCGTGCCCACTCCCGCCATCCTCTGGCTGCGCCGCGACCTGCGTCGCCACGACCATCCCGCCCTCGGGGCAGCAACCGCCGCCGCGGGCCGCGCCGGCGTGCTGCCCGTCTTCGTGATCGACCCGACCCTGTGGGAGGGCTGCGGCCCGGTGCGCCGGCGCTGGCTCGCCGACACCCTCCGCGTCACCTCCGCCCTGTATGACGACAAGCTCGCGATCCGGGTCGGCGACCCCCGGGACGTGTTGCCCGCGCTCGCGGCCGAGACCGGCGCCGGCAGCGTGCACGTCACCCGGGAGACCACTCCCTTCGGCGCGCGGCGGGACGCCGAGGTGGCCGAGCGGCTGCGCTCGGCGGGCGTCGACTTCACCGCGACCGGCACGCCCTATGCGATCGGCCCGGGCATCGTGCGCACCCAGGGCGGCACCCCCTTCCAGGTCTTCACGCCCTTCAGCCGCGCCTGGCGCGACCACGGCCGGCCGGCACCCGCGCAGGACCCGAAGCCCACCCTGCACGATGCCGGCAGCCACCCCCACGCCGACGAACTCCTCTCTGCCGCAACGGAGTTCGAGCTCGCCGAGCCGCTCCCCGATGCCGGGGAGCCGGGCGCGCTGGCCAGGTGGTCGGACTTCCTCGAACGACTCGACGACTACGACACCGACCGCGACCGGCCGGACCTGGACGGCACGTCGCGACTCTCGCCATACCTCAAACTGGGCGCGATCCACCCGCGCACACTGCTGGCCGACCTCGCCGGGAGGCAGGGGCCCGGCGCGGAGAAGTTCGAGACGGAGCTGGCCTGGCGGGAGTTCTACGCCGACGTGCTGCACCACCACCCGCGGTCGGCCTGGCACGACCTGCGCGACGGCCTCGCCGTGCTCGCCTACGACGATCCGGGCGAGCAGGTCGACGCGTGGCGGGCCGGGCGCACCGGCTTCCCGATCGTCGACGCAGGCATGCGCCAACTGGCCCGCACCGGCTGGATGGCCGGGCGGGTGCGGATGATCACCGCGAGCTTCCTCACCAAGGACCTGCACGTGTGGTGGCCGGTCGGCGCACGGCACTTCCTGGACCACCTGATCGACGGGGACCTCGCCTCCAACAACCACGGCTGGCAATGGGTCGCCGGCACCGGCACGGACGCCGCGCCCTACTTCCGGGTCTTCAACCCGATCACCCAGGGCATCCGCTTCGACCCCGACGGCGCCTACGTGCGGCGCTGGGTGCCCGAGCTCGCGCACCTGCCGGGCCGCGCCGCACACGAGCCGTGGAAGCACGACGACGGCTACGACCACGGCTATCCGGAGCCGATCGTCGACCACGCCGCCGAACGCCGCGAGGCGCTCGCCCGGTATGACGCGGCGAAGCGCTCGCCTCAGCCGCGCAACCCCAGATAGTCCGTCATCAGCAGCAACTGCTGCCGCCACAGGTCGTCCTTGTGCTCGAACGCGCCCTGGAACCGCCCGAACAGGTCGAAACTCAGCGCCCCGAAGAGCTGCTCCCAGGCGATCAGGCCACGCAACAGCAGCGCCTCCGGCACGTCGTCTGAGCCGAGCGCGGCGAGCACCCCCCGCAGCTCGACGGCTACCGGCCCACCGATCTCGACGTCGGGCACGGAGCGCCCGGCGGCCACCGCGTCGCCGAGGATCGTCACCATCGTGACCACCGGCCGGCTCGCCGGCTCGATCGTCGCGGGCGGTGCGGCATACCCGGGGACGGGACTGCCGTAGAGCAGTGCGTACTCGTGCGGGTGCGCCACGGCCCAGCCGCGGATGCCGTCGGCGAGCGCGATCCAGCGCCCGGCGAAGTCGTCCCGCGGGGCGGTCGCCTCGGCAGCGTCCGCGGCGTCGGCGAGCGCCTCGTAGGCGTCCACGATCAGCGCGGTGAGCAGCGCGTCGCGGCTGTCGAAGTAGCGGTAGACCGCGGAGGACACCATGCCCACGTCGCGGGCGACCGCGCGCAGCGACAGGTCGGCACCGTGCTCGGCGAGGTGCCGGCGGGCGACGTCCTTGATGCGCGCCGTCGTCTCGACACGGGCCCGGGCACGGATCCCGGTGGCTCGTGCGTTCGTCATACGCGACACCGTGCCACAGCACTGGCTGAGCACGCCGCCCAGCTGGCGACCGTTTATCTCAAGTCGGTAGCGATGACGGAGATCCGACGAAACGCGCCGTACTCTGGCGGGCGGCAGTTCACCAGTGCTCGGACAGCGCCGTCCGGCCGGTGAGCCCGACCACGCAAGCCCGACCACGGAAGCACGATGACGAACGATGAGATGGCCGCCCGCGGCGTGCCGGCGCAGCCGACCTATGTGCTGAGCGTCCGCAGCGACGCCGACGGCACCGAGTCGGGCTGGCTGGACGGCGAACGCGTCATGGTGCCGCCCGGCGTCGGCCTCCACCGCGCGCTGATCCAGGCCGCACGCCGGCGCGCCGACGTCGACCTGCCCGGACAGACCGTGCGCGTGGTCGGCACCACGCCGGACGGCCGCAGCTTCCACATGGCCATCGACCCGGACGGACGCGCCTTCGAGGTGCCCGCGCCGCAGCAGCCGTATGCCGAGCCGGGTCCCTCCCAACCGGGTCTCTCCCAGCCGAAACCCTCCCGGCCTGTGGCCGCCGAACCCGAGTCCGCACCCGAGCCGGAACCCGACCCCGACGCCCGCCCCGGCCGGCCACCGGCCGCCACACCACGTCCTGGTGCGGTCTCGGCGTTCACGCCGATGCAGCCCGAGGCCGAGCAGCCGGTCCCCGACGATGTGTCCCACGTCGCCGAACTGCGCGAGATCGACGGCAAACTGGTCGGCGTCGTCGACGACGACCGCCTCACGCTGATGCCCGGCGACGACCCCTACGAGCAGTTGCTGCGCGCGGCCCGGCGCAAGGCCGACACCCACGCCGCCGGCGAGACCGTGCGGGTGGTCGGCCGCACCCCCGACGGCCGGGTCTGGCACATCGCGCTCGCGCCGGACGGGACGCCGCGCATCGTGCCGCCGATCGGCGGGCAGCCGGCGCCGACGACATCGGCGCCCGTGACACCAGCGAGCCCGACACCAACGACCCCGACGCCAACGACCCCGACGCCAACGAGCCCGGCAGCACCGACCCCCACAGCAGCAACCCCGGCAGCCGCGACCACGCCACTGCCGGCCACGGCGGCACTGACGCCGGCCGAGCAGGAGCCGCTGACCGACGAGGCCGGCCGCGTCATACCGACCACCACGACGCACGCCTCGACCGCGCACGACTACCGCCCGGACACCACCGAGTCGATCCCCCGCGAGCCGGACGAGAACACCGCGCAACCCGCCTCGGCAGAAGCTGATGCCCGAGTCTCCCGTCGCGGCCTGCTCGTCGGCGGGGCCGGCGCCGGGGTGCTGGTGCTCGGCGGCGTCGCGGCCTTCCTCGCCACCCGCGGCGACGACAAGCCCAAGCCGACGCCGGCCCCGACCGGCACGGCCATGCCCGCGGGGGTCAACGCCCCCGCGGGCCTGCCCAACAGCTATCTCTGGTCGGTCGTCGGCATGTCCGACGTCGCGCCGGAGATCGTGGTCAACGGCAACCAGCTCGTCTGCACCACCAATAACGACGCGACCGGCGGCATACAGCTGGTGTCTCTCGAGGCCGCGACCGGCAAACAGCAGTGGAAGTCGGACCTGCCGGTGGACGCGGTCGTCACCCGCGGCCCGGCGCAGGCCACGATCGACGGGGTGCAGTCGGTCGTCGTCGTCACCCAGTCGCAGATCCTCGCCTGGCCGATGACCGGCGGCAACCCCAAGACCTGGCCGGTCGAACAGAACTGGAGCACGTCGATCCTGCGCAGCGGCGTCATCCTGACCAAGCCGAGCGACAAGGCGAGCGCCTTCGTGCTGCACGGCGGCCAGATCACCCAGCGCGCGCTGCCCGACACCGCCAACCCGGTGGCGCTGCTGCCGGACGGCACGATGGTCGCCACCAACGCCCGGGGCCAGGTATGGCGGGTCACCGACGCCAGGACCGCCCCGAAGCCGACCACCCTGGCCGCTCCCGCGGGCAGCAGCCCCGGCACGTTCGTGGCGGCGACGGCGAGCCAGCTGATCACCGCGTTCGTGCCGACTGACGACCCGCAGGCGTCGATGCTGCGGTCGTTCGCGTTGCCGACCCTGCAGCCGCGGATCACCACCAGGCCGTTCCGGCCGGCGATCTTCCCGACCAACTTCATGCTCGCGCCCGATCAGAGCTGGGCGGTCGCCGGCAACGCCTGGGTGGACATGACCAACGGCCAGTCCCACGTCATCGCCGCGCAGTGGTCGCCGATCGCGGTCTCGCAGTACAACTCCTGGAGCAAATCCGGCGACAACGTGCTGACCGCGGACAGCAAGGGCAAGTCGCTCGGCGCGGCCGTCGAGCGCGGCGGCCAGGTGGCGCTGCCGCACGGCGGCACCGACAAGCTCGCCTACTGCGTCGCGTCGGTCGGCAGTGACACCACGATGTATGCCGTGCCGCTCACCCGCTGACGCAGACGCGCTGACCCGCTGACCCGCTGACCACCGTCCTCCCACCCCCGGCGAGTGACGGCTCCCTCGCCGACTGACCCCGCGATCGGACCGTCACTCGTCGAGGGAGCCGTCAGTCGACGAGAGGGCGCCCGGGACAATGGCCGGGTGCTGACCGTCCTGCTGCTGGTGGTCGCGGTGCTGCTCACCTGGCCGGTGCCGCGGCTGCTGCCTCGGCTGCACGCGCTGGAGCGGGTGCCGGGGCCGGCTCTCGTGCTGTGGCAGGCGGTTTCGCTCTCGGCGGTGTTCGCCGCGATCTGCCTCGCCCCGCTCGCCGTGCTGCAGGTGGTGCGCGACGGGCCGGCGATCCCGCACCCGGCCGCCAACCTGCCGATGCTCGTGCTCGGCCTCGCGATCTCCGGGCTCGTGCTCGGCCGGCTCCTCGTGCAGGGCCACCGCATCGGCCGCAACCTGCGCACCGCACGCCGCGAACACGCCGAGCTCGTCGACGTGCTCGGTGAGCCCGCCCTCCCGGTCGCCGCGGGCGGGCACGGACCGCTCACCGTGCTGGCCCACCCGACGCCGACCGCCTATTGCATCCCGGGCCGCCGCACCCGGGTAGTGCTCACCGACGGCACGATCCGGGCGCTGCCGGACGACGAACTCGCGGCCGTCCTCGCCCACGAACGCGCCCACCTGCGGCACCGGCACGATCTGGTGCTGGAGTTCTTCACCGTCCTGCACACGGCAGTGCCGCGCGCGGTGCGCAGCGACCGCGGGCTCGTCGAGGTCCGGTTGCTGATCGAGCTACTCGCCGACCGTATGGCGGCGCGCGCGGTCGGCCCGGTGCCGGTCGCGCGAGCGCTGGTCGAGCTGGCCGGTGGTGCTCACCCGGACGCGACGCTCGGCGTGGGTGGCGGCGCCGGCGGCGTCAGCACGGCAGGCCGCCGCCTGGAGTTGCTGGCCGATCCCCGCCCGCACCGGTTGCTCGCCGCGGCGACACTCGCGGCCGCGGCGCTCGTCATCGTCATACCCGGTGCGCTGGCGTGGGGCGCGCTGTTGGGTGCCGGCTGACCGACGCCGGCGATCAGGCCCAGATCGAGCACAGATCAGGCACAGCTCAAGCGCGGTTGCGCCGCTCGACCTCGTCGAGCCCCGCGCGCAGCGCGTCACGGTCCTCGGCCGAGGCGTCCTCCAGGAAGTGCAGCAGCACCGCGCGGCGGTCGTCCGGGGTGAGGGAGTCCAGCCCTGCATGCAGGGTGTCGGCGGTCAGCTGTTCGCGGGAGGCCGCCGGCCGGTAGTGCCAGGCGCGGCCCACGCGCTCACGACTCACCAGCTGCTTCTTGGAGAGCCGATCGAGCACGGTCATCACCGTCGTGTAGGCGAGGTCGCGGCCGGCGAGTCGCTCCTGCACCTCGCGCACGGACAGCGAGCCGTCGGTCGGCAGCTGCCACAACTGATCCATCACGGCGCTCTCCAGCTCGCCCAGCGAGGGCATCGGTCGCCGCTTCACGACGTCACCGTAGCCGGTGTCATTGCGGCGCCCGCGGGCTGGATGGCGACGACTCGGTCAGCGCCGAATTCGCCTGTCGCCTGGTGTGTTACGGCGATCACAGTCGCGCCTTCGGTCGCTGCGTGCAGGTCGCGCATGACCGCGCGGGCAGTGGGCGAGTCCAGGTGCGCGACCGGCTCGTCGAGCAACACCACCGGGCGGCCGGAGACGATCGCGCGGGCGATCGCGAACCGGGCACGCTCGCCACCGCTCAGGCTGCGCTCCGGCCCGACCTCGGTGTCGAGGCCCACGGGCAGCCCGGCCAGCCACCGGCCGAGCCCGGCGTCGACCAGAGCGGTGCCGAGCTGCGCGTCCGTCGCGTCCGGCCGCGCGAGCAGCAGGTTGGCGCGGACGGTGCCGGTGAAGACGTGTGGCTCGTCGTCGACGAGCGCGATGGCCGAGCGCACCGGGGTGAGACCGAGCAGGCGCACGTCCTCGGTGCCGAAGCGGTAGCTGCCGCCGGTCGGGTCGAGGTGCCGGGCGAGCACCGCCAACAGGGTCGACTTGCCGGCGCCGTTCGGTCCGGTGACCGCGACTCGCTCCCCCGGGTCGACCCGCAGCTCGTCAACCCGCAGATCCTCGGCATCGCCGTCCCATGACGCCCGAATCCCCTTCAGTGCCAACGCCGGTCGTGCCGGTATGACGTCGGCGTCCGCCGCGGACGGCAGCGGGTGCACCGCCGGCTCCTGGTCCGTCAGCGCCTCCAGCCTGGCCCGCGCGTGCCGGCCGCGAGCCGCCGCACCGACCGCGTCCGGCAGGGTGCCGAGCAGGTCGGCGAGCGCGAGCGGACCGAGCACGAGCAGCGCGGCGACGGGCGCGTTGATACGCCCCGCGTCATACGCGACTGCGGCGACGACGGCCATCACGACCGCGGCGGCGCCGGTCAGCAGGGTGCTCAGCCCGATGCCGACAGCCCGGCCCCGAGCCTGGCGTCCGGCGGCGGAAATTGCCGCGCCTTCGGCGTCGCCGAGCTCTCGCAGGTAGCCACCCTCGGCCGAAATCGCTTGTATGGCAGGCAGGTTCGACACGATCAGCTGCGTCGCGCGGTTGACGTCGCCGCGGGCCCGCAGGGCGCGGCGCTGCCCGTCATACTCCAGGCGGTGATCGAGCAGGGCGATGGCACACCCGGCCGCCACGACCGCGGCGAGCACGAGACCGCCGACCGGCAGCAGCGCGGTGGCGACGCCGACGGCGAGCAGTGAGGTCAGCGCGGCGCCGAGCAGCGGCACGATCGCGCGCACCTGCACGTCGACCTCGTCGTCCAGGTCGCCCACCGCACCGGTCAGCACGTCGGCCCGGCGGCGCCGGCCCAGCCGGGCCGGAGTGAGCGGGATAAGGCGGGCGAAGAGCGCGGCCCGGCGCCGTGTGAGGTCGCCGAGTGCGGCGTCGTGCGACCGGATGCGTTCGTAGTAGCGCAGGACCGGCCGGCCGATGCCGAAGGCCCGCACGCAAACGATCGCGACGAGCAGGCTGAGCACCGGGGGCCGGGTGCTCGCCTGCACGATCAGCCAGCCGGAGGTCGCGGTGAGCGCGACCCCGCAGGTGGAGGCGAGCGCACCAACGACGGCCGCGCGCAGCACGCCCGGCGCGGGGCGCCACAGCGATCCGCGCGCGGTCTGCGGTTGCGCTCCGTCCGGTTGCGTGACGGCGGTGACGGCCGGGGGCGCGGCGGGCGATGTCGGGGCCGGCAGTGCGGCGGTGGCCAGCACGTCGCGCGGCGACAACTCCACGACGTCGGTCGCGAGCGCCTGCAACGACTCGCTGTGCGTCGCGACCACGACGATGCGATCGGCGGCCAGGCGCGTGATCAGCTCGTGCGCCGCGGCCGTGGACGCCGCGTCCAGGTGCGCCGTCGGCTCGTCGAGCAGTATGACGGGGGCCCCGGCCAGCTCGGCCCGCACGAGCGCGAGCAGCGCCCGCTGACCGGCCGACAGCCCGAATCCGTCGTCACCGAGCGGGGTTTCGAGCCCGAGCGGCAACTCCCGCAACGGCGCCGGCAGCCAGCCAGTGCCGGCCGGGACGTCACCCACGCCTTCGGCGGCGGTCAGGTTGTCGCGCAGCGTGCCCGGTGCGACGAAGGGACGCTGGGTGACGTAATGGACTCGCCCGGGACGGGAGACGGTGCCGTCCGTCGGGCGGCGGGTGCCGGCGAGCAGCTCCAGCAGGGTGGTCTTGCCGGCACCGGACGGGCCGCGCAACACCGTGAGCCCGGTGCCGAACCGGTGAGTCAGGTCGTCGATGACCGGCGTCGTGGCGCCCGGGTAGCGGTAACCGGCGGCGGTCAGCTGCAGCGCCCGCCGGCCAGTGTCCGCGGCTGCTGAGTGTGCAGCTGCTGGGTCGGCTGCTGCTGCGTCAGCGGGTGCTGGGTCGGCTGCTGCGCCACCGGATCCGACCAGCAGGTCATCGAGCGCCTGCGCCCCGTCGGCCGCCGAGTGAAACTCCTGACCGACCCGGCGGATCGGCCAATACGCCTCCGGTGCAAGCAAGATCGCGACCAGCCCGACCTGCAGGTCGATGCCGCCGTGTACCAGCCGCAGGCCGACCGCGACCGCGACGATCGCCACCGAGATGGTGGCGAGCAGCTCGAGCGCGGCCGAGCTGAGAAATGCGGTGCGCAGCGTGCGCACGGTCGCCCGCCGGTGCCGCTCCCCCACCGCGCGCACCACGCCGACCTGGTGCTCGGCCCGCTGGTAGCCGACCAGCGTCGGCAGCCCACGCATGACGTCGAGGAAATGCCCTGTCAGCCGGTCGGATTCGTGCTGCTTGCGAGCGGTCTCGTCCTGCGTGTGCTGCCCGATCAGCGCGGCGAAGAGCGGCAGCAACGGCAGGGTGAGCAGCACGATCAGCGCGCTGACCCAGTCGGTCACGGCCAGCGCGATCAGCGCGAGCACTGGCACCACCGACGCCGACACGAGTGTCGGCAGGTAGCGGGACACGTAGGGTTCGACCGCCGCCGCGCCGCCGGTCGCCCGGGCGAGCATCTGCTGCTCGGCGGGCCGGTCGTCCGCCGGAGCGCGCAGCCAGGCGGTCACGGCGCGCCGCCGGAGCAGTGCCGCAACCCGCGAAGCCGCCCAGGCGGCAACGCGTTCCGCCATACCGGCCGCGAGGCCGCGCGCACCGAAGAGCGCGACGACCGCAACCGCGGGCGCGACGAGCGACTCGTGCCGCACCACCGCGACGACCAGGGCGGCCACCGCGAAGGCCTGCGCGACGGCGAGGGCCCCCTGGACGACCCCCAGCGCGCCGAGCACGGCCAGCGGCCGCCGCGCGCCGGGTTCGGCGCGCAGCAGCCGCGGATCGAACGGCCTCATGCGTGCTGCTGTGCCTCGACCGGGCCCAGCGGGTCGCCCTGCGGCTCGATGTTGGCTGGCGACAGGCGCTTCCGGAAAACCCAGTAGTTCCAGGCGCTGTAGAGGAGCGTGATCGGCAGGAACACCACGGCCGCCCCGGTCATGATCTGCAGCGTCAGGTGGGTGCTGGCCGCCTCGTGCACCGACAGGCTGTATGCCGGGTTGGTGGTGCTCGGCATGACATCCGGGTAGACGGCCAGGAAGTAGGTCGCCGCGGTCAGCCCGATGGCGAAGAACGTGCCGAGGAAGGCCCAGCCGTCCCGGCCGGCGCGGTCGGCAATGGCCGACGAGCCGAGCGCGACCAGCGCGACCACCGAGGCCGCCCAGGACCAGGCGGTGCCGGTGTGCACGTTGGTCCAGATGAGCAGCACGGCCAGCAGCACCCACGCGATCGCCCCGAAGCGACCGGCGAATTTCCTTGCCGCTTCCCGGATCTCACCGGTCGTCTTGAGCGCGAGGAAGAACGCGCCGTGGGTGAGCGACATTGCGACGAACGTGATGCCGCCCAGGATGCTCATCGGGTTGAGCAGGCTGAAGAAGTTGCCGGTGAAGTCGCCCTGGGCGTTGATCGGGACGCCGTGCACCAGGTTGGTGAGGGCGATGCCGACCAGCAGCGGCGCGAGCAGCGAGCCGCCGATGATCGCCGCGTCCCACGAGCCGCGCCACCGGGCGCTGTCCCGCTTGTAGCGGTATTCGAGGCCCATGTTGCGCAGGATCAGCACGACCAGCAACACCAGCATCGCCAGGTAGAAGCCGCTGAACATCGTTGCGTACCAAGCCGGGAAGGCCGCGAACATCGCACCGGCAGCGGTGATCAGCCACACCTCGTTGCCGTCCCAGAACGGTCCGATGGTGGTCAGCATGAGCCGGCGCTTGTCATTGGTCTCGGCCTCGGTCTCGCCGCGGCCGATCACCGCGAGCAACATGCCGACACCGAAGTCGAAGCCCTCCAGGATCAGGTACCCCGACCAGAGGAAGGCGATCGCGATGAACCAGAGCGTCTCAAGAGACATGGTGAATCTCCTGGTTTCTCAGTAGGAGAAGGCCAACGGCTCGTCCTCGGCCGTCTGCTTCGTCGGGTGGTAGGAGTCGGCGCCGCGGCGCGTGTAGTCGAGGAAGAGCTTGACCTCGACGACGGCCAGCGCGGCATACAGCACGGTGAAGACGACCATGGAGGTGAGCACCGCGCCGGCGGAGTTGCCGGACACTCCGGTGGCGGTCGTCATGACGCCGTAGACCAGCCACGGCTGCCGTCCCGTCTCGGTGAAGATCCAGCCGAAACTGTTGCCCAGCAACGGAAGGAACGGGGTGGCGATCGCCGCCCAGACCATCCAGCGCGGGATCGTGTCGCGGCCCTTGCGGGTGAACCAGAGGGCGAGGACCGCGACGCCGCAGGCGGCCATGCCGACGCCGATCATCAGCCGGAACGACCAGTAGGCGAGCGGGATGTTCGGGGTGAACACCGCGTCCGGCGGCTGCACGTAGCGCAGCGGCTCCTGCCTGGCCTGCGCCTCCTGGGTGATCTGCGCGGGCAACTCACGTTTGAGGTCGTTGATGCCCTCGACCTTGCCCTGGAACGAGCCGGTGCCGAGGAAGCTCAGCAGACACGGGACGGTGATCGCGTAGCGCTCCTGCTCACCGTTGAGCGACCCGATGGTGAAGATCGAGAACTCCGCGCAGCTGTCGCGGGTGGTGTAAAGCGCTTCTGCCGCAGCCATTTTCATCGGCTGCACCTCGGTCATCACCTTGCCCTGCGCGTCGCCGGTGATCGCGACGCCGGCACCGGCGATCAGGGTGACGACCGCACCGACCCGCGCGGCCTTGCGATACATCCCGCGGTCATGCGGGTGCTTGCGCATCAGCCACAGGCCGATGCCGAGCACCACCGCGCCGCCGACCAGGTAGGCCGAGGTCAGCACGTGCGGGAAGGCGACCATCTGCACCTTGTTGGTCAGCACCGCCATGAAGTCGGTGAGCTCCGCGCGGCCGGACTGCGGGTTGTAGCGCCAGCCGACCGGGTGCTGCATGAAGGAGTTGGCCGCGAGGATGAAGTATGCCGAGAGCACCGTGCCGATGTGCACGATCCAGATGCAGGCGACGTGGATCTTCTCGGGCAGCCGGCCCCAGCCGAAGAGCCAGAGGCCGAGGAAGGTCGACTCCAGGAAGAAGGCGAGCAGCGCCTCGAAGGCCAGCGGCGCGCCGAAGATGTCTCCGACGAACTTGCTGTATGCCGACCAGTTCATCCCGAACTGGAACTCCTGCACGATGCCGGTGACCAGGCCGAGCGCGAAGTTGATCGTGAACAACTTGCCGAAAAACTTTGCCAGCCGGAGTAATTCGGGCGTGCGCTTGACGAGGTACCACGTGTGCAGTCCGGCGACGATCGCCGACAGCCCGATGGTGATCGGCACGAACAGGAAGTGGTACACGGTCGTGATGGCGAACTGCCATCGCGCCAGATCCAAGGCGTCCACGCTGGCTCCTTTCATCTACTACTGGTCGTCGTAGTAGATGCTACTACCCGCAGTAGTAGTGCGGGTGCGCACGGGCCTGAAATGGTTCGCGAACGCGCGGCGCGCCCGGGCCGGCGGGCGGCCCGGGCACGCTGCGAAGGTGAGCCGGGGCGCGGCTCCCGTCATACGGCTCTAGAGCACGTCGTGCCCCGGGTGCGGCTCGGACGGGACGGTGCCGAGCTTGCCGGCCTGGAAGTCCTCGAACGCCTGCACCAGCTCGTCGCGGGTGTTCATCACGAACGGCCCGTATGCCGCAACCGGCTCGCGGATCGGCCGGCCGCCCATGATGTAGAGCTCGAGACTCGGGCTGCGCGACTCCTGGTTGTCGTCGGCGGCGAACTCGATGACGTCGCCGGCGCCGAAGACCGCGAGCTGACCGGACTCGATCGGGCGTCGCTCGGCGCCGACGCTGCCGCGGCCGGCGAGCGCGTAGACGAGTGCGTTGAAGTCCTTGCGCCAGGGCAGCTGCACCCGCGCGCCGGGCGCGACGGTCGCGTGGAGCACCGAGATCGGCGTGTGGGTGATGCCGGGTCCGGCGTGGCCGTCGACCTCACCGGCGATGACGCGCAGCAGGGCGCCGCCGTCGGTGCTCGACAGCAGGGACACCTCGCGGCCGCGGATGTCCTGGTAGCGCGGGTCGGACATCTTCTGGGTGCTCGGGAGGTTGACCC is a genomic window containing:
- a CDS encoding UDP-N-acetylmuramoyl-L-alanyl-D-glutamate--2,6-diaminopimelate ligase; the protein is MPLDQQTVARVLGVDVPPLPAPIVAVTHDSRAVVPGGAFVAINGFTSRGADFVPQALEKGAALIVAEEPADGAPTAVVPSDRVALAALATELAGHPSHDLTVYGITGTNGKTTSSYVLHAILSAAYGEQATGLMTTAEIIVGSEHEAAIRTTGEATQVQANLARMRDAGVQHVVLETSSHGIHLHRVDGTRYAAALFTNLTRDHLDLHGTMEDYYLTKRRLFEWTAGPKLANVDDDWGRRLVGEIEGSLGFGTADDAAYRISGERTEGTSTVFELDTPGHGRLTLTIPLLGDYNVHNVAGAAGIALEMGMPPETLVSAVREMAQVPGRFERVPAAVDRGFEVVVDYAHTDVGLRLVLEVAREVAAGGRLICVYGAAGARDAAKRPKMGAVASELADSAIVTTDDAYHEDPQQIADEVFAGADPANTQVVLDRRAAIAAALAEARPGDVVVVAGKGHERVQHLPTGDVPFHDVTVVTELLQA
- a CDS encoding FAD-binding domain-containing protein; this translates as MPTPAILWLRRDLRRHDHPALGAATAAAGRAGVLPVFVIDPTLWEGCGPVRRRWLADTLRVTSALYDDKLAIRVGDPRDVLPALAAETGAGSVHVTRETTPFGARRDAEVAERLRSAGVDFTATGTPYAIGPGIVRTQGGTPFQVFTPFSRAWRDHGRPAPAQDPKPTLHDAGSHPHADELLSAATEFELAEPLPDAGEPGALARWSDFLERLDDYDTDRDRPDLDGTSRLSPYLKLGAIHPRTLLADLAGRQGPGAEKFETELAWREFYADVLHHHPRSAWHDLRDGLAVLAYDDPGEQVDAWRAGRTGFPIVDAGMRQLARTGWMAGRVRMITASFLTKDLHVWWPVGARHFLDHLIDGDLASNNHGWQWVAGTGTDAAPYFRVFNPITQGIRFDPDGAYVRRWVPELAHLPGRAAHEPWKHDDGYDHGYPEPIVDHAAERREALARYDAAKRSPQPRNPR
- a CDS encoding TetR/AcrR family transcriptional regulator, whose product is MTNARATGIRARARVETTARIKDVARRHLAEHGADLSLRAVARDVGMVSSAVYRYFDSRDALLTALIVDAYEALADAADAAEATAPRDDFAGRWIALADGIRGWAVAHPHEYALLYGSPVPGYAAPPATIEPASRPVVTMVTILGDAVAAGRSVPDVEIGGPVAVELRGVLAALGSDDVPEALLLRGLIAWEQLFGALSFDLFGRFQGAFEHKDDLWRQQLLLMTDYLGLRG
- a CDS encoding M48 family metalloprotease codes for the protein MLTVLLLVVAVLLTWPVPRLLPRLHALERVPGPALVLWQAVSLSAVFAAICLAPLAVLQVVRDGPAIPHPAANLPMLVLGLAISGLVLGRLLVQGHRIGRNLRTARREHAELVDVLGEPALPVAAGGHGPLTVLAHPTPTAYCIPGRRTRVVLTDGTIRALPDDELAAVLAHERAHLRHRHDLVLEFFTVLHTAVPRAVRSDRGLVEVRLLIELLADRMAARAVGPVPVARALVELAGGAHPDATLGVGGGAGGVSTAGRRLELLADPRPHRLLAAATLAAAALVIVIPGALAWGALLGAG
- a CDS encoding BlaI/MecI/CopY family transcriptional regulator, whose protein sequence is MKRRPMPSLGELESAVMDQLWQLPTDGSLSVREVQERLAGRDLAYTTVMTVLDRLSKKQLVSRERVGRAWHYRPAASREQLTADTLHAGLDSLTPDDRRAVLLHFLEDASAEDRDALRAGLDEVERRNRA